The segment GATACTTAAGATCTATTGGTGATCAAAGTCAATGCCTTGGTGCTTTTCGCGGAGCTGAGCCAGGCCTTTCTTGCCGTAGGCCAGGCGGGTGATCACCACGTACAACACGGGCACAATAAAGATAGCCAGGAACGTGGCAGCCAACATACCGCCAATTACTACCCAACCAATGGTCTGTCTTGACACGGCTCCGGCGCCGGAAGCCAGTACCAACGGCACTACCCCCAAGATGAAAGCCAGGGACGTCATGATGATCGGTCGCAGACGAAGACGCACTGCTTCAATGGTGGCCTCAATTAATTCCATGCCACGGTCTACCCGCTCTTTGGCGAACTCCACAATCAGGATGGCGTTTTTCGCGGCCAGACCAATCAAGGTGATCATCCCTATCTGTGCGTATACGTTATTCTCCAGTTTGGGCAGGAACGTAAGCGCTAGGATGGCCCCAAACATACCCAACGGAATGGCAAACATAATGGAGAACGGTACGCTCCAGCTTTCATACAAGGCAGCCAATAAGAGTAACACCAATATAATAGAAAGTGCGAAGATGTAAATGGTGCTGTTCCCCGCAGAAAGCTCCTCGCGGCTTAGACCAGAGAAACTGTAACCATAGCCGGCCGGTAAGGTTTGGGCAGCTACTTCTTCCAGAGCCTGCAAGGCTTGCCCACTACTAAAACCAGGTTTGGCACCACCTGAAATCTCCACAGATCTGAACAGGTTGTAATGCGAGATTACAGCCGGGTTCTCTACTACTTTTGCGGTAATCAGGGCACTTAGCGGTACCGATGCGCCCTCCCGGTTAAGGACGTAGAACTGGTTCATGTCCTTGATGTCCATCCGGTAGGCGGTGTCGGCTTGGGCTACTACCCGGTAGTTACGGCCGTAGCGCGTGAAGTCATTGATGTAGCGGCTACCCATGTAAGAAGACATGGTGGCGTAGACATCGGTCAGGCTGATGCCCAGTTTCTTCACTTTCTCACGGTCTACGTCTACGTGGTAGCCAGGAGTGCGGGTATTGAAGAAGCTGTAGGCCATGGCGATCTCCGGACGTTGGTTCGCGGCTGCCAGGAATTGACCCATCACGCGCTCCAGGTCTCTGATGTCACCCGCAGTGCGCTGCTCCAGCATAAAACTGAAACCACCCGATTGGCCCAGACCCGGAATAGCCGGTGGTGCCACCACTCTGATGTTTGCTTCCTTGATAGCGGCAAAACGTTGGTTCAGGTCATTCATCACGCCCTGCAACTGCATGGATTCTTCCTGCCGTTGGTCCCAGGGGTGCATCTGGATAAAGAACGTACCGCTGTTCGATTTGAAGGAGAAGTTGATGGCGTTCAGACCAGAAATGGATGTCGCGTTTTTGATCGCCTTCACTTCGCCTATGATGCCCGCCATTCTTTGAAGGATCGCTTGCGTTCTGTTCGCGGATGACCCTTCGGGTAATTCCACAGAGATAAACAAACGGCCTTCGTCTTCGGTAGGGATGAAACCAGTTGGTTTCTTCGCGAACAAGCCCACGGTGCCTACATACAAACACACTAGCAGAATCAAGGCCAAAGGAGCTGCTTTAATGCTCTTCCGAACACCCACTGAGTAAGACTCTGTTGTTCTGGCAAACCAGTTGTTAAAGCGGTAGAAGAACTTATTAATCCCTCTT is part of the Rufibacter tibetensis genome and harbors:
- a CDS encoding efflux RND transporter permease subunit, with translation MISEVFIRRPITAIVISIVIVLVGTLAMMNLPITQYPDISPPTVSVSANYTGADAQTIEQTVATPIETQINGTPGMAYLSSTNTSTGQMNMTVTFEVGTDINIATLDVQNRASVAEPSLPEEVRRLGVTVRKRNPSILMVVGIYSPKKTHDVQYLDNYANIYVKDALLRVQGVGDVTAIGQDFSMRLWLQPDKLSQYNMNANQVVTAIQEQNMQVAAGTVGARPQYNTQAFQYPITVSGRLTTKEQFENVIIRTNPEDGSLVYLKDVARVEFGQFDYGRQATINGNPAGMMLIYQAPGSNAVATADGIYAALDEMKKTFPADVDYIVSFESVTVVEVSINEVVHTLAEALILVIIVVFLFLQSWRATLVPILAIPVSIIGTFIFFIPLGFTINTLTLFGFVLAIGIVVDDAIVVVEAVQHYIDHERLSPREATRKAMKDITAPVIAIALILAAVFIPVGFIPGIVGRLYQQFAITIAISVLISAFVALTLTPALCSLMLRPMNVGRESRGINKFFYRFNNWFARTTESYSVGVRKSIKAAPLALILLVCLYVGTVGLFAKKPTGFIPTEDEGRLFISVELPEGSSANRTQAILQRMAGIIGEVKAIKNATSISGLNAINFSFKSNSGTFFIQMHPWDQRQEESMQLQGVMNDLNQRFAAIKEANIRVVAPPAIPGLGQSGGFSFMLEQRTAGDIRDLERVMGQFLAAANQRPEIAMAYSFFNTRTPGYHVDVDREKVKKLGISLTDVYATMSSYMGSRYINDFTRYGRNYRVVAQADTAYRMDIKDMNQFYVLNREGASVPLSALITAKVVENPAVISHYNLFRSVEISGGAKPGFSSGQALQALEEVAAQTLPAGYGYSFSGLSREELSAGNSTIYIFALSIILVLLLLAALYESWSVPFSIMFAIPLGMFGAILALTFLPKLENNVYAQIGMITLIGLAAKNAILIVEFAKERVDRGMELIEATIEAVRLRLRPIIMTSLAFILGVVPLVLASGAGAVSRQTIGWVVIGGMLAATFLAIFIVPVLYVVITRLAYGKKGLAQLREKHQGIDFDHQ